DNA sequence from the Streptomyces sp. HUAS 15-9 genome:
GCAGTACTACGACGGCCAGGCCCTCGCGGACGACAAGGACAACCGGCGCAACGCGATCGAGACGTACGCGGAGCCGCTCGGGAACATCATCGTGGCCGGCGAATCCATCACCGGCTCGGCGCGGACGACGGGGGGCGACCTCGCGTACAAGCGGACGTACAAGAACGGCCCGTTGTACGCGGCGGTCACGGGCTACGCGTCCCAGGCCTATGCGCCGACCCAGCTGGAGGGCATCTACCAGGACCTGCTCAACGGCACGGACAACCGGCTGAAGAACATCATGGACACGGTCACCGGCGAGCGCGCCGATCCGGGCAACGTCGTCACGACGATCGATCCCGATGTGCAGAAGGCCGCCTACCGGGCCCTGGGCGGCAACAAGGGCGCGGCCGTCGCCATCGACCCGAAGACCGGAAGGATCCTCGCGGTCGTGTCGACCCCGTCGTACGACCCCGCGACGCTCACCGACGCCAACACCGCGGGGAGTGCCTGGAAGCGGCTCACCGCGGACTCGGACAAGCCGCTGACCAACCGCGCGCTGCGCCAGCCGCTGCCGCCGGGCTCGACGTTCAAGCTGGTCGTCGCGGCGGCCGCGCTGGAGGACGGGCTGTACGAGAACGTGGACGAACACACCGACAGCCCCGACCCGTACACGCTGCCCGGCACCACCAGGACCCTCGACAACGAGAACAAGTCGGCGCCCTGTGAGAACGCCTCGATGCGGGTCGCCCTGCGCTACTCCTGCAACAACGTCTTCGGCAAGATGGCCGTCGACCTCGGCCAGGACAAGGTGAGGGCGATGGCCGAGAAGTTCGGCTTCGACGACGACAAGCAGGATGTGCCGGTGCGCGCCTATGCGAGCGTGTACCCGTCGGACATGGACAAGGCACAGACGGCCCTGTCGGGCATCGGCCAGTTCGATGTGACGGCGACTCCGCTCCAGATGGCCATGGTGTCGGCGGCCATAGCCAACGGCGGCAAGCTGGTCTCGCCGCACATGGTTTCGCAGATCACCGACAGCGGTGGTGATGTGCTCCGGAACTACGACGACGCCACGGACACCAAGGAGATCGTCAGCTCCTCCACCGCCGAGCAGTTGCAGTCGGCGATGGAGACGGTCGTGAAGGACGGCACGGGTACGAACGCGCTGATCGACGGCGTGACCGTGGGCGGCAAGACGGGCACGGCCCAGCACGGCGAGAACAACAGCAAGACCCCGTACGCCTGGTTCACCTCGTACGGCAAGTCCGACAGCAGCGGCAAGGAGGTCGCGGTCGCTGTGATGGTGGAGCAGTCGGACGCGGCGAGGTCGGAAGTGAGCGGCAACGGCCTGGCGGCCCCGGTGGCCAAGGCGATGATGCAGGCGGCGTTGAAGTAGGCGCGCCGAAGGGTTCCCGCGTTGACCGGTTTCGGGTTGTCTCCGTGTTACGTAATCGGGTTCGACCTGCCAAACCTTGTCCGAACCCCCGTACAAGGCAGGCCAAACGATCACTGCTACGCTCCGAATCCCGTCCGGGGCTTCTCCGGATGCTCGCATGTCATTCACATGACACCCACAGACAGAAGAGGTCACCCGTGGGCACAGTCGTCGACGACGCCGCCTCGGTGGAGTTCCACGCCTTCTTCGAACGCCACTACGCCGAACTGTCCCGCCTCGCCCACCTCCTGACCGGCGAAGCGGACGCGGCGGACGACCTCGCGGCGGACGCGCTGCTCGCGCTGTGGCACCGCTGGGACCGGGTGCGCGCGGCCGACCACCCGGTGGCGTACGCGCGCGGCGTCGTCGCCAATCTGGCCCGCACCCGCATCCGCAGCGCGGTCCGCGAGCGCCGCCGGATCGCGCTGTTCTGGTCGCACCGCGAGGAGAAGACCGAGAACCCCGACGTGGCGGGCGTGGTGGATGTGCAGTCGGCGCTGCGCCGCCTGCCCTTCCGCAAACGCGCATGTGTGGTACTTCGACATGCGTTCGACCTGTCGGAAAAGGACACCGCCCTCGCCCTGGGGGTCTCGGTGGGTACGGTTAAGAGCCAGACGTCCAAGGGCATGGCCGAACTGCAGAAGCTGCTCGGCGCCCAGGGTGTTCCGCAGAGGATGCACGCGGCGGTGGCGGCGCGTGGCGGCGAGAGCGGAGGAAGGAACCGATGAGGCAGCAGGACGTGCACGACGAGCTGCGCGCCCGGCTGCACGAGGCGGCCGAGGCGCACGAACCCGACCGCGCGCGCATCCTCGCCCGCGTCGAGCGGGGCATGGCCGCCGGAACCCGCTCAGACCACCGCGCCACGCGCCCGCCCGTCTTCGGCTGGGTGCGGGTGGCGAGTGCCACCGCCGCGGTCGCCGGTGTCCTCGCGATCGGCGGGTACGCGGTGGCGTCCGCGGTGAAGGAGAAGACTCCCCCGCAGCAGACGGTCGCGGTGTCACCGACGCCCACGCCGTCGCCGGACGCGACGACGCGGCCGCCGGTCCACTCGGCGGTCCCGGCCCCCAGCTCGGGTGCCACCCACGATTCCCGCAGGCCGAGTTCCTCCCCCTCGCCGACCCCGACGGCCTCCGGCTCCGCGCAGGCGCCCACCGCGCGGGGTGAGCAGGACGGTCCGCTGTGGTCGGACGGCTCGGTGGACCCGCACAGCAACGACTTCTGGGCGCAGAGCAATGTGACCCTGAAGGTCTCGGAGCAACTGAGCTCGCTCACCGTGCGGCTGAAGGTCGCCCAGACCCGCGGGGTGTCCTCGGCCGGCGCCTGGCGTTCGCTGCCGGAGACCGACTTCACGCAGACGGTGACCGAGGACAACGGCTTCCTGGTCTACACATGGACGCTGAAGGAGGGCCGCAAGGTCGCGGCGGGTGAGTGGGTGTTCGCGGGGCAGTACAACCACCAGCAGGGCGGCCGGGACGCCAAGGACGACCGCTACACCATCACGGGCGGCGCGAGCGGCAAGCAGTACGCGGTGACCGGGGACTTCGCGGCCCACGACACCGGCACGGGCGACTCGTAAGAAAGATTCCGCGGAGGCGGCAACCCTTTCCCCACCGGTGGCGACCAGGAAGCGCAAGGTTCCTCTCCCCACACAAGGAATGGGCATGACTGCACGAGCTGAACAGCGCGTCCGCCACCGCCGCCGGGTCACGAAGCGGCGGGCGCTGATCGCCGGCTCCGCCGCCCTCGGCATCTCCGGCGCCGCGATCTTCACCACGACGATGCTGACCTCCGCGGGCGCCGCGACCTCCTGGCCAACCGCCAAGGGCAGCAAGGCCGTATCGAAGACGATCGAGGTGTCGGGCACCTACGACGGCAAGCTCACCAAGTTCTACGGGTCCGGCGCCCTGGGCACCGACAGCCAGGACGAGGACCAGGGCCCGATCTTCGAACTCGCCGACGG
Encoded proteins:
- a CDS encoding peptidoglycan D,D-transpeptidase FtsI family protein, producing MNKTIRRASVFALLLVLALLIRATWVQYYDGQALADDKDNRRNAIETYAEPLGNIIVAGESITGSARTTGGDLAYKRTYKNGPLYAAVTGYASQAYAPTQLEGIYQDLLNGTDNRLKNIMDTVTGERADPGNVVTTIDPDVQKAAYRALGGNKGAAVAIDPKTGRILAVVSTPSYDPATLTDANTAGSAWKRLTADSDKPLTNRALRQPLPPGSTFKLVVAAAALEDGLYENVDEHTDSPDPYTLPGTTRTLDNENKSAPCENASMRVALRYSCNNVFGKMAVDLGQDKVRAMAEKFGFDDDKQDVPVRAYASVYPSDMDKAQTALSGIGQFDVTATPLQMAMVSAAIANGGKLVSPHMVSQITDSGGDVLRNYDDATDTKEIVSSSTAEQLQSAMETVVKDGTGTNALIDGVTVGGKTGTAQHGENNSKTPYAWFTSYGKSDSSGKEVAVAVMVEQSDAARSEVSGNGLAAPVAKAMMQAALK
- a CDS encoding SigE family RNA polymerase sigma factor; translated protein: MGTVVDDAASVEFHAFFERHYAELSRLAHLLTGEADAADDLAADALLALWHRWDRVRAADHPVAYARGVVANLARTRIRSAVRERRRIALFWSHREEKTENPDVAGVVDVQSALRRLPFRKRACVVLRHAFDLSEKDTALALGVSVGTVKSQTSKGMAELQKLLGAQGVPQRMHAAVAARGGESGGRNR